The DNA region TATCCAAGGGTCTTAGGCCTTATTTGTAGACGTTCCTCCAAGACATGTTGGATCCAACTCTGGACAGAGGTGGTGTTTGTGAGTGGCTTAGATAGGGGAAGGGACAGCCCAGCCCCACTGCACATCTCCTAGTGGCCACACTGGCTTCCGTCCGGCCCACTGCCTGGAGTGATGGCGGGGGTGGGCTCTGTGCCGACTGCAGGGGGGCGGTCTCTTCATCCTGGGGCAGCACTCAGTGTCTCCTGCCAGTTTGGTGCTTGGGAATTGGAGGCAAAATTCTCATTATCTCTGTGTTCTCACATGTTTTCATCCTGTCAGGTGTCTCTGGGGGACAGCAGTTTGGAGGCAGACCATGTGATTAGCGCTGTTCCAGCTTCAGGTACTGGGGTAGCCCCCCTCCCCGTCCCCAGCCAGAGTGAGGCCAAGTGTAGCTTCCTGGGCCAGTGGGAGCACGCTGTGAACACCTCCTGAAGCAGGCCCCTGGCTGCTGTCCCCCAGTGCTCAGCGGGCTGCTCCCCGCCCAGGCCGCACCTCTGGCCCGCGCCCTGAGCGCCATCCATGCCGTGTCCGTGGCTGTGGTGAACCTCCAGTACCGAGGAGCTCGTCTGCCTGTGCAGGTGGGCGTGGGCACAGATGAACGAGAGCCACGGGCCCAACCGGAACCCTTCTTCCTGACCCGGGCTCTTGCTGCCTCCAGGGATTTGGACACTTGGTGCCATCTTCAGAAGACCCGGGCGTCCTGGGAATCGTGTATGACTCCGTTGCTTTTCCTGAGCAGGACGGGAGCCCCCCTGGCCTCCGAGTGACGGTGAGAAGCAGCAGCTTTGCTTAGTGGGGGTTTCCAGAGGCTCCCTCTGTGCCCACTAGGTCAGGCCAGGCTGGTCAGTGCCACGTTCTCTCCCTAGGTGATGCTGGGAGGATCCTGGTTACATACGCTGGAAGCCAGGGGCTCTGTCTTACCTCAGGAGCTGTTCCGACAGCAGGCGCAGCAAGCGGCTGCCACCCAGTTAGGGCTGAAGGAGCCACCAACTCACTGCTTGGTCCACTTACACAAGGTGAGTTGAGGACGCGCCGCTTGGCTCCCACTGGAGGCAGGGACCAGTGTACCTGTTGCCGTCTACTCGGGCTTGGCCGTCACCAACCAGAATTTCCCCGcatcccttcttctctccccagaACTGCATCCCCCAGTATACGCTAGGCCACTGGCAAAAACTGGGTGAGTTGGGAAAGCGGCTGTGTGAGGAGGTCAAGGAAACCAGACCCCCAGCGGTAACCGTCCCTTCATCTTCTCCTTCCAGAGGCAGCGACCCAGTTCCTGGCTTCTCGGAGGCTGCCCTTGACTCTGGCCGGAGCCTCCTATGAGGGAGTTGCTGTCAATGACTGTATAGAGAGTGGACGCCAGGCAGCAGCCCGGGTCCTGGGCTCGGAGCCTAACGGCTGATCCTCAGCTCTCACCTCCTCCTTGCTCTGCTTTACCCATGAAAATACAAGTTGCTGGAGCTTGGCTGGGTCTGGTTGTTCCGTCACCTCCAGGCATACGGTggcggctgggggggggggttgggggtggaggagcGGGTCGCAAAGGTAGGCACAAGGTGCCTGGGATGCAGCAAGCAGGAGCAGAGGCAAGACAAAGTcctttattagaaaatatatcaaaatccCAGCCCCCTGAGCCAGGTCCAGAAGAGGAAGTGACTCCAGCACTGGCAGAAAGTACCCAGGGAGGGGCTTCCTTCACCAAACGTACTTCCTCAGAAccataaatagaataaatattcaCAGAGGTCCCAGGAAAAGCCAGATCACTCTTCTCTCCACGGAAGAGGAAGGGACTTGGGGTCCAGCCCTGCTCTTACCCCAGGGGCCAGGGACTCTGAGGAGTCATCACATAAAATCATGACATCAAGGATTCACAGTCATAAGCCCTAGCAGGTGACCCTAGAAAGAGGGACCCCCAGGACTGAAGGAGCCCAGCTCCAGTCCAGCAGTGAGCAGAGGCCCTTGCCTCCAGCGCAGCCTGGAGTTCAGTCCCCCCACGTCCTTCTAAGACCAGTGAGGAGCTGAGGGTGGGGAGAGTACAACCCCTCTGATTCAGTTTCATGATtgaggagggcaggaaggaggagtcAGCGTGAACCACGGGGGGCTGTGTGGTTGGCAGTAGGCAGagggccaggcctggctgggggcCGGCGCTGCAGCATCTCTTGACGGAAGGCCTGGGAGGAACCAGGTGGGTAACGGGGACCAGAGGGACTCCGGGGACCCCGAGGGTCAGTTCCAATGTCTGCTGTGATGTTGGTATAGAGAGGGCCCAGCTCTCGAGCCAGCAGTCGGTATGTCAGTGAGTTCATCCCATCTTGCGTCCAGGAGTTCTGAGTACGGACCAGGAGGTCAAATCTGAGGGTCAGAGGTCGGAGAACTAAGGCCCAGAAAGAAACAGCCAGGAACCTAGGGAACATAAGGATGCAGTACTTCCCCTGGGGGTGCAGAGCCCTACGGAGCCATAGCGGTTCCCAGGCAGTCCTCCCTACCTGTGGGGGTTTTCCTCGTTACCCTTATCGCCTCGATGCTTCACCATCTTGTAGTGCCCCACCGATGTGGGGGGGGCGAGAGATCTTCATCCCAGCCAGACGCACCCTGCGGGAAAAGGGAGGGCACCTTGGAGGACCCCAAGTGGAGGAAAGCTGCTGACCGGTCAACGGAGAGCTACGGCCAGCAAGGAAGCAACAACATGTTTCTGTACACAACGACTAGTATTAGGCAAAAAAAGTGCCACATACTGGAAGAGAGAAAGTCAAACAGAGCGAAGGAAACAGCATGAGGGAATGTAAGGGCTGGACGCAGCCAAGTCCAGGCGCCCTTTGGCCTTTTAACGGGCAGGTAGGTCCGCACCTCCCATCTTTGTTTTCTAAGTGGCTCCCAGGAACTGCCCTGGCATTTGCTCAAAAGGACAGGACAAGCCCAGGAGTTGCAGCCCCAAGCTCAGCAATTCCTACTTAGAACAGTGGCTGAGCGGCCTTGACTCCCTcaccctgcaccccccccccacaccctcagTGTTAGGAAAAGAATGGAACCAAGTAATCAGGACCCCACCTCTGACACACAGAAGCAAGAGCCGAAGATGGCCTGGGAAAGTACTGAAGGAACACGTACATTTAGAAATTGCTGGATCCtttacacacacagagagaacaaGAACTCAGAGAGGTCATCTGGAGGACACGAGGGGGAGGGAAAGCAATGGGTCCAGCATAGCAAGCCCAAATTTTCACACCACAGATAGGAAATTGGGTCAGCTGAGGCTGAAGGTCAAAATGTTTCACATGCTAAAAATGAGCTGGCATCATGCCAATGGCACAGACTTAAAACCAGAAAGCGATTCTGGGCGATATGGAGCAGAGCCCCTCCTCCACAGCCCCATAGGAAGTGGTCTGGATGCAACGTTAGCAGAAGGCAGGACTGAAGTATGTCTAGGCCCCTTTCCAGCTCTGGAATCCCATGATCCTACAGCCTATTgatcttcccttctctcccagaAACAGAACTCACCAGATCTAGGAGACTGAAGGGTGACAGAATGGGGAACAGCACGAAAAGCCTGACCTGGGTAGATGGGAAAAGCTAAGGGAGAGGAATGGGCACAGTGCAGGACCAGGGAGCTAAAGCCGGTGTTAAAGGGTTAGAGCCAGGGGTGGTCTCGGAGGACAGGGATCCAGgccaaggtgggggtggggagtggtggcAGGAAGTCTGACCTGGTAGCAATGTCGTCATCCTCACCACCCCAGCCCCAGTATTCATTGGGGAAGCCATTCATCTTCAGGTACTGGTCAGGAGTGAGCGCCGAGACTCCTCCAAAGTACTGGGGGTACGGGAGGCTAGGGAGAGAAAGATCCGTGGGTTCCACGAGTCTTTTGGGGAGACATCCCTACCCCACAATCCCCTTGGCTCTCCTTCTTCCAATGGATGGTGGGTGTCCCTACTTCCCAGCACCCTCTCGTGCCCTCTACCTGTATCCGAACTTGTTCATGGCAACAGCAACATGCCGGGGTCCCCGGGGGTCACACACATACAAATTGTGGTCGTTCTCAGGCAGAAGGTCCACGTCGTGCAAGAAGAGGCAGTCCCACTCCTCGTCACGGAGGGCCTCCCGCACCCCAACGTTTAACAGCTT from Neomonachus schauinslandi chromosome 6, ASM220157v2, whole genome shotgun sequence includes:
- the PPOX gene encoding protoporphyrinogen oxidase isoform X5 — translated: MRLCTVLPSVALDLSPSLSLKVASLAMDSLCRGVFAGNSRELSIRSCFPSLFQAEQTHRSVLLGLLLGAGRGPQPDSALIRRARAERWSQWSLRGGLETLPQALNTHLTSRGVRVLRGQPVCGLSLQAEGRWKVSLGDSSLEADHVISAVPASVLSGLLPAQAAPLARALSAIHAVSVAVVNLQYRGARLPVQGFGHLVPSSEDPGVLGIVYDSVAFPEQDGSPPGLRVTVMLGGSWLHTLEARGSVLPQELFRQQAQQAAATQLGLKEPPTHCLVHLHKNCIPQYTLGHWQKLEAATQFLASRRLPLTLAGASYEGVAVNDCIESGRQAAARVLGSEPNG
- the B4GALT3 gene encoding LOW QUALITY PROTEIN: beta-1,4-galactosyltransferase 3 (The sequence of the model RefSeq protein was modified relative to this genomic sequence to represent the inferred CDS: deleted 1 base in 1 codon) translates to MLRRLLERPCTLALLVGSQLAVMMYLSLGGFRSLSALFGREQGPTFDYSHPHDVYSNLSHLPGAPVAPGGPPAPQGLPYCPERSPLLVGPVSVSFSPVPSLAEIVERNPRVEPGGRYRPAGCEPRSRTAVIVPHRAREHHLRLLLYHLHPFLQRQQLAYGIYVIHQAGNGTFNRAKLLNVGVREALRDEEWDCLFLHDVDLLPENDHNLYVCDPRGPRHVAVAMNKFGYSLPYPQYFGGVSALTPDQYLKMNGFPNEYWGWGGEDDDIATRVRLAGMKISRPPTSVGHYKMVKHRGDKGNEENPHRFDLLVRTQNSWTQDGMNSLTYRLLARELGPLYTNITADIGTDPRGPRSPSGPRYPPGSSQAFRQEMLQRRPPARPGPLPTANHTAPRGSR
- the PPOX gene encoding protoporphyrinogen oxidase isoform X7 is translated as MDSLCRGVFAGNSRELSIRSCFPSLFQAEQTHRSVLLGLLLGAGRGPQPDSALIRRARAERWSQWSLRGGLETLPQALNTHLTSRGVRVLRGQPVCGLSLQAEGRWKVSLGDSSLEADHVISAVPASVLSGLLPAQAAPLARALSAIHAVSVAVVNLQYRGARLPVQGFGHLVPSSEDPGVLGIVYDSVAFPEQDGSPPGLRVTVMLGGSWLHTLEARGSVLPQELFRQQAQQAAATQLGLKEPPTHCLVHLHKNCIPQYTLGHWQKLEAATQFLASRRLPLTLAGASYEGVAVNDCIESGRQAAARVLGSEPNG
- the PPOX gene encoding protoporphyrinogen oxidase isoform X6, giving the protein MFGEQVSELGLDSEVLPVRGDHPAAQNRFLYVGGALHALPSGLRGLFRPSPPFSKPLFWAGLKELTAPRGKDPDETVHSFAQRRLGPEVASLAMDSLCRGVFAGNSRELSIRSCFPSLFQAEQTHRSVLLGLLLGAGRGPQPDSALIRRARAERWSQWSLRGGLETLPQALNTHLTSRGVRVLRGQPVCGLSLQAEGRWKVSLGDSSLEADHVISAVPASVLSGLLPAQAAPLARALSAIHAVSVAVVNLQYRGARLPVQGFGHLVPSSEDPGVLGIVYDSVAFPEQDGSPPGLRVTVMLGGSWLHTLEARGSVLPQELFRQQAQQAAATQLGLKEPPTHCLVHLHKNCIPQYTLGHWQKLEAATQFLASRRLPLTLAGASYEGVAVNDCIESGRQAAARVLGSEPNG